The proteins below are encoded in one region of Ferroplasma acidiphilum:
- a CDS encoding Rpb4 family DNA-directed RNA polymerase subunit, with product MLSNVEERTPSENDTLAYVEKFLKYDKDADLKQLYNDISKVHKLPREAIVKIIDIKPSSTEELMAILNSYNVAADNKVLDSILDILRVL from the coding sequence ATGCTCAGTAACGTTGAAGAACGTACTCCGAGCGAAAACGATACACTGGCATACGTTGAAAAATTTTTAAAATACGACAAAGATGCTGATTTAAAGCAGCTTTATAATGATATAAGCAAGGTACACAAGCTTCCACGGGAAGCAATAGTAAAAATTATAGACATTAAACCTTCTTCCACTGAAGAGCTAATGGCAATATTAAACTCATATAATGTTGCTGCTGATAACAAAGTTTTAGATAGTATATTGGATATACTTCGGGTTTTATAA
- a CDS encoding DUF655 domain-containing protein, whose amino-acid sequence MEEYAYIIDFLPQGRADDKNFRKSPLILAIGESEFKLLEIIPKVDAVVTVGDKIYIGKSPEKRDKIISIKRRITYKDLTSAAISELPYTIENIIDDNPQRFVDFFNNAEAINTRMHTLELLPGLGNKSMWSVLDERKKGPFKSFEDISERVKSVHNPKKMVVNRIMDELQNRYEKYKLFVAK is encoded by the coding sequence ATGGAAGAGTACGCTTATATCATAGATTTTCTACCCCAGGGCAGGGCAGACGATAAAAATTTCCGCAAATCGCCCCTTATACTTGCAATAGGTGAAAGTGAATTCAAATTACTGGAGATTATTCCGAAGGTGGACGCCGTAGTTACTGTAGGCGATAAGATTTATATTGGAAAATCACCTGAAAAGAGAGATAAAATAATTTCAATCAAGAGGCGGATAACCTATAAAGATCTAACCAGTGCAGCTATAAGTGAGCTTCCATACACAATAGAGAATATAATAGACGACAATCCACAGAGATTCGTTGATTTTTTCAATAACGCAGAAGCAATTAACACCAGGATGCATACACTTGAACTTTTGCCGGGACTTGGAAATAAGAGTATGTGGTCTGTTCTTGACGAAAGAAAAAAGGGGCCTTTCAAATCATTTGAAGATATAAGTGAAAGGGTAAAAAGCGTACATAATCCAAAGAAAATGGTTGTGAACAGAATAATGGATGAACTGCAGAACAGATATGAAAAATATAAGCTGTTTGTTGCAAAATGA